The Pyrus communis chromosome 12, drPyrComm1.1, whole genome shotgun sequence genomic sequence GGAGCATTTGGTTTAACTCCTCTTACTGCAAGTCCACGTCCGGTTGCTGCTGGCTCCATTTCTCAGCCTTGTAATTTAAATGGTTCTAATAAACAAGGTTCACCAAGCTCTAAACCTTGTGAAGTTTCTGGAGAAAAGAAAGACTCAACCACCTCTACTTCACCAGGAACAGAGGGGCAGGCTGGGATTGACAATCATTTGTTAGATGGGTGGATACTGAGTCACGAGGAACTTGTTCCAGAACATAACAGGTTTCTGCAAGACAGGGGTAAAGGTTCAAACACATCCAACACAGGAAGCAGCTCAAGGGAGGCAAGTGCTGGTACCCCTACTTCTCATGGTTCATGCCAAGGTAGTCCTGGAAATGGAATTGCCGTGGTAAACGATCCCTTTGTTCCTTTCATCCATGAACAATGTATTGAAGTAAATGGCTCCCCTCAATCAGCAGTTCGAACAACAGAGGAATCAAATTTATTAGTTGCATGCTCAATCCCCGATGCTCTCCTGATGGCAGAACCTGAGGAACCGTGTAGAGGAATGCTATTAGGGGATGCTGGAAGTTCAAAAGATTTGAGAAATCTGTGTCCTTTGGCAGACACAATAATGGACGAGCAAGTTCGAGAAGCTTGTAACACAAACCCTCCATTTTTGGATTCAGCTCCCAAGCAATCCAACACAATGCCAGATATCATGGGCAGGCAAGAAATGAAGAGTGTAATCATAAAGGCGACATATAAAGAAGACATTATTAGGTTTCGTGTGTCGATGAGTTCAGGTATTGTGGAGCTGAAAGAGGCAGTGGCAAAGAGATTAAAACTGGAAGTGGGCACATTCGACATCAAATATGTGGATGATGACCTTGAACGGGTTCTGGTAGCCTGTGATGCAGATCTGCAGGAGTGTATGGAAGTTTGTAGAACATCAGGCAGCAATATGATCAGACTCTCGGTTCATGACATAATGTCCCATCTCGGGAGCTCTTGCTGGAACGCGTAAGGATGAtgattaaattgtaaaatatgGTTAGTTTTCAGGTGAAGGGATAAGTTTTGTACTTTCTCTTTTGTTCTTGCCAAGGTGTAGGTATAGATTCTTCGAGGTTTGCTTCAGTTTTGCTCCCTCAGTACCTCAATTACATTacaattgatatatatatatatatatatatatatatatatatatatatatatatatatatgttctggTATTAGCTCCCTTAGTCTCAAAATTGCAGCTCTCTGAAGTATCATTGTCAAGAGCATACGGCGCTAGCTATCCAAAAATACGGCCACAAAATACAACGTTCTCGTAGCCCAAGTGGTACAATGTATTTATCCCTGCACACGAGATCAAGTGTTCGATTCCCCCACCGCGAATATTGCCTGTATAATAAAGTATACATACAAATACAGTCGCAAACAAATTGCTTTCCATAAAAGGCTTGTGCCTTGAATTATGAGATCCACAACTTCGTATGGCATAAGTATAATGTTCAATCATGCCACAGAGTCGCATACGAGACTCTTAATGCATGCGTTATGAAATAAAACTATTTGTCCGACATTTTGTAACATCGTAGACGAGCTAAAACTTGTAGCTCctttgtttgttcaaaaaaaaaaacttgtagaTCTTTGACGGGGTCCCTGCTCGTCTGACTTATCAAACAGCAGAGACTTCAACGGTGCCGTTGATCATGCCCCGTTGTTCTGAGAGGGAGCACGGCCGTTGTGATGAATGCGGCCTATCTTTTTGGGTTCATCTCTGCCGGAAACCACCTCTGTCAAACTCAATTGTCTGGCCTTTTTTTCTGCCATCAGTATTTTAGTGTTCTTGTAGTATGTGGCATAGAGAAGCAGTTGAGCTGATCCAAAAAGTAAGCCCAACCCATTCGGAATCTGAAAGTGAGCACACCGCATGCCATTTTAATTTGATCAACAAACATGTGCATATGAGAACCAcgttcctttttttttggtttaccAAAAAGATATTCTAATTACGGTAAGAGGGATTCAAACTATAAGAAAGTGAGAACATTGTCATGATTAATTGGCTAACCTACATTTGCCGACACTAAatgtgtttattaattattcatGCGTTCAGTTTTATGTTCAAGCAACATGATTAATTAACTTAGATGGAGGATTATTATAAGTAAAGTTTTGAGTTTGAGATCCTTACAGTCAAGAAGATGTCAAAACGGATGAGAGCATATGTGAACCAGGCAACGCtattgaaaaaggaaaagagtGAGAGGAAAAATGGCATGTATTCCACACTTTTTGTTGTAATCACCAATTTCTgtcatgcaccaaaacaccatAGATTAGCATATGATAAAATTGAGGGGAAAACAATCATTTGGTATCATATACTAATTTACATTATGTAGAGCATTGTCAATATATTAGTGTATTGATAATCAACCAGATATTGACAATATACAAGCACCGTAAATTAGTTTACTGGCCCATATAATAAAACGAgaaactaaaagtaaaatatgTTTGGTATTAGATACTAGTTTACACTACTTTAGAACATTGTCAATCGGTACATCCAGTTGattaatttattgaaatttcaACTATAAATATCGACAATAACATACCAGCTGCTGTAAATTAGTACGGATATATACCGACCAATAATCACGACcttaaatgaaaagaaaaataaatacgaTGAGGAGGGTAGTTACCAACTTACCATGACAGAGAGAGGTGAAGCATACATCATGATGTTACCTAGAATGCAAACTAAGCCAACAATCAGTGACCTCTTGTTGTGTGTGTGAGCCAATTTGATAACAAGAAATGCCAGAAGAGCCATGAAACCGAGCTCCAAAAGCAGCACGAGAAGCACTTTGAGCCTCTGCTTCTTGTCAGATGAGTAGATGAGGAAGAGGATGACGTAGGAAAGCTCAATGAAAATTGCAGAGCCATTGATGGTCACCACCAGAAGACTGTTGGGGTGCACCACAGGCAATCCGTACAAGGCCCATGCCATGCAGTTAAATAGGGTTGCAAGGTATGGGACTGGTGAGTATTGCTCCACTGACCCTTTTTTCCAAATTTGAACAAAAGTTTGCCTGCAAGGTAAATGGAAATATGGATATTATTAACTCCTTGTGTGCCAAAACAAAAAGTTGCCACCTTCAAACAGGGAAAAATATGGAAAGAAGTATTAGGTGGAGGTCCAAATTAATTAGGGCAACACCCTCCTTTAAGGGCCGCAGATCTGCTATCCCCTTTTACGTGTCTCCTTTGTGTTTCGTTTACTAATATTTCGACACATATTCTCTAGCTTAACTAATAAGTAACTCTGttaagttatttatttattttttatttaatattcaaTGCGCCCAATTGAGCACAAGGCGAAAGCAACCCAACAATCGTAAACCCATCAAGACCCATTGTACATCTTCAATGACTCATGGTGAGGACCCTTTTGAGAGTAACACCAGATCATAGAATTCCAAGACCAAGTCTCTCTCAGTCATATTATCAAACACCTTCTCCCCCATCAAAAATCAATCGCATTtcccttcctctttctttcCGTTTCCGCTTCAACCGAATTCGATTTGTCGCCGTCTTCGTTTTCACTCTCATTAACTCGGCCTATCAGGgtttgagaagaaaaatatgaGTTTCGCAGATGACATCCAAGCGGATCTTCGTTTTCTCTCTCAGTAACTCGGCCTATCGTCGTCTTCGTTGTGTCGCATGAGTTTTGGTTATGGATTTTGATCTGGGGGTTTTGGTTAGGGATTTTGATCTGTGGGTGTTGATCTATGGATTTTGATCTGAAGGAACTCAAAAATCTGCAGAAGGATCCTCctgtgtttgatttttttttttaatttttatatatcaaataaaaactTAACGATGTTATCTCTTAGTTAAGTTAGAGGATATATGTCAAAATATTAGTAAACGAGACACAAAGAAGACACGTAAAAAGGGACAGCGAATCAGAATCTGCAGCCTCCTTTTAAGTTGGATAATTATGAGTAAATTCCCTTCCTAATTTCTTATAGCAAATGAGAGATTTAGGTACTTTTGATTAATACTCGGTACTTCTTCTTTCTAATAAGATAATGGTGTCATACCATTTTTCTTAAAAGGCAGTTATTGTTTGGTGTTGTGCATCAATTTACTGGTGGTATATGCTTAGTGTTACTTATCGTcacaatattaataatttatcaaCTAAATATCGACAATTCACTAAATACTGTAAATTAGTATCTGTATTAAATGGTTACTTTCTGCCTTGAGAAATACATAAGATAATTTCATATGTCATGCATTTTTTTACCGACAATTTTTGtacaattaaacaaattttgATGCCTGtaaaattgtttatatatagtcttttttttcgtttctttttttCAGAAATGCATATCATAATCATTGTGCCttgaagaattcaagaaatggggAAAAACCATGCTTACACTGGTGAGAGGAACAAAATGAATGAGATGACGTTTCCTGAAAATAAGCAAAAAGCGTTCACAACAAGTTTGAGTCTCAAAAAATAAAGCAATCTATACACATGAAACTGAAAGAAAAcaagtttaaatattaattgctTCATTCTAACAAGAACCAGAAAGTATAAATCTCACTTGTTTAAGTTCAAATATGCTAATTAAAGCATTAAATAACAATGATGTGTAATACAACCCAAATTATATAATCTCTAACTCACCGATGATACCGACGACAGTTCGCATAGCATCTGCAGAAACCATGGTTGTGAGTCGTGCTAATTAACCAAGCtagctgaagaagaagaagaagaagaacaaattgCAGAGATAATTAAGGAAAAGAAACTAAAAGAATGAGATATTAATAGTAAGAAGGAAATGAGGAGGAGCAAAGTCGGTGAGGGTTGTCTTGTATGGTTTTGGTGGGTTGGAATCCTGTAACTTGCAAATTaacggggagagagagagagagagagagagagagagagagagagagagagcattaGTCGTTAGATCACTCGCATTGCATGGCGTGCACCGGGTGGTGCAACTTATAGAGCAACACATGTAAAAGAGTTCACATGAAATGATGGATCGGGAGAATAATGTCATTCATCCAAAGGATGACTGGATGAGAGAGAAAGCCTTTTGGCACTACCTACCCTCAAGATTCTCAAAACCCTAAGAACGTTAAAAGACTCTCTCTCCCAGCTAACAGACGTTACAAGACTTAAGAAAGTGAGATCATCTATTTTtctccatgttttttttttggatagatTTATAGCCACATCGAGAATTGCTGCCCACTTTCCACTTAATTCAACTCTTGCCTAGCCAaatcaattattttttcaatgGTGCATTTCTTCTATTTGGGTTCACAGAAAATCAtctaatttctttcattttagtGCTCGTTAACTTACTGTTAAGTCTGAGGAATCGTACTTTTTCATGCAGATAGATTCGGATAAGATGCATTCATCTATGCATTCTCAATTAGAAGTAAATTTGAGTTTGGCTTTGTTACCTAGGATCATAATAAATTCTTGACTAGGCTCACATGGCAGAGCCACTAAGGGACCAGAGTGGTTCCGTGAATTGTCCTTAAGTTTGCAGTTGTAGAATTGTGAGAtatgaggaagaagatgaattgTCTTCGTGAAGAAGTTGAGTCGAATGACGTCAtatcttatatttttctaacatttttgtttgttttgtctttatGGTTTAGTGAAAATCAGGGATGGATTTTTAAAATTGACTTTAATGTTATTTCTAAAGCAACCTAATCAACTATTATTTGTAGCCCTCCTCCTTGCCTTACTTTTTCTGTCAAACGATTAAAACCagatttctttgtattttcttcctataatttcaaatttttttagtgaTTACGTACCCTACTTTCTACCTCCCACTTACTTGTAGTATACACttctttttattctcttttttaaatttaaagggTCTTTCAGTTTTGTGAGATTACTTCAATTACTCATGTAatgagtttgaaattttttctcaATACATATATGAAAGACCCTCTCTCACAAAGAATTCTCGCTCCACCACTAAAGCTCAATGTACTGAGACTATTGGGATTCAATCTTTCATCTTATATTTCCTTGTGGTCCTTTCGTcaaatttgtcttattttccaTCAAATGTAAGGGTATAGTGGTAttttcatacaaaaaaaaaatttcaatttacttaAAAAAAGAAGATCTTCCTTAAGGTTAAGGAGGAGTTCATTCTTACAATATTTCGTGGTCTATACATAGAATTTCATACTTATTATTAGatttgttcatattataaaccACTATGTAAAGATCATgtttgcaaaaaatcaattaaaactaatatCATTTAGTTAATCCCTTAGAAGTTACGATTATAA encodes the following:
- the LOC137709877 gene encoding bidirectional sugar transporter SWEET4-like, whose product is MVSADAMRTVVGIIGNVISFILFLSPVQTFVQIWKKGSVEQYSPVPYLATLFNCMAWALYGLPVVHPNSLLVVTINGSAIFIELSYVILFLIYSSDKKQRLKVLLVLLLELGFMALLAFLVIKLAHTHNKRSLIVGLVCILGNIMMYASPLSVMKLVITTKSVEYMPFFLSLFSFFNSVAWFTYALIRFDIFLTIPNGLGLLFGSAQLLLYATYYKNTKILMAEKKARQLSLTEVVSGRDEPKKIGRIHHNGRAPSQNNGA